A region from the Candidatus Palauibacter australiensis genome encodes:
- a CDS encoding dehydrogenase E1 component subunit alpha/beta: MATPIDQTDDLERALSALARPEWRDLQAEDLLAMYRTMYTSRTIDDREIAMKRQNRVFFQISGAGHEALLVAAGRALRAGHDWFFTYYRDRALCLELGMSPYEMFLGAVGAEEDPSTGGRQMPAHFGSPALHLVTPSSPTGTQFNQAVGCAEGIARARTAGLDGLDAVAPQVESDEIVLVCTGDGTTSEGEFWEAINTASNLQLPILFLVEDNGYAISVPVEVNTAGGSISSLVRNYPNLHVEEVDGTDPLESYVVMRRAARYVRSGHGPALVHAHVTRPYSHSMSDDERLYKSEGERELESERDPLATFADYLVREGVIEADALESLEAEIRADVADAADRAMARPQPNPDTVYAHVYSPDVDPASSAFETKARPDPEGNPKTMVDLLNACLRDEMRRDPRIVVFGQDVADASREEILDEVKGKGGVFKVTYGLQREFGSLRVYNAPLAEANIVGRAVGLAVRGLKPVAEVQFFDYIWPAYHQFRNEVATFRWRSAGRWKCPLVIRTTYGGYISGGAIYHSQTGASLFTHTPGMHVICPANAEDANGLLRTAIRCDDPVLFLEHKHLYRQTYNKGIYPGPDYMIPFGKAALVAEGEDLTIVTYGAMVERTRKALAKLDRAGEPVRADLIDLRSLNPVDMDAIRRSVMKTNRVLVAYEDAKSWGYGAEISARLADELFEWLDAPIRRITSTDTFIGYAPSLENASLPQVDDIAEAIVELATW, translated from the coding sequence ATGGCAACCCCTATCGACCAGACCGACGATCTGGAGCGCGCGCTCAGCGCCCTCGCCCGCCCCGAATGGCGGGACCTCCAGGCCGAAGACCTCCTCGCGATGTATCGCACGATGTATACGTCGAGGACGATCGACGACCGCGAAATCGCGATGAAGCGGCAGAACCGCGTCTTCTTCCAGATTTCCGGCGCCGGACACGAAGCGCTCCTCGTCGCGGCGGGCCGCGCGCTCAGAGCGGGGCACGACTGGTTCTTCACCTACTACCGCGACCGCGCGCTCTGCCTCGAGCTCGGCATGTCTCCCTACGAGATGTTCCTGGGCGCGGTCGGGGCGGAGGAAGATCCGTCGACTGGCGGACGGCAGATGCCGGCGCACTTCGGTTCTCCGGCCCTGCACCTCGTCACGCCCTCCAGCCCGACGGGCACACAGTTCAACCAGGCGGTGGGGTGCGCGGAGGGCATCGCTCGCGCGCGGACCGCCGGCCTCGACGGACTCGACGCCGTCGCCCCGCAGGTGGAATCGGATGAGATCGTGCTCGTGTGTACGGGGGACGGCACGACCTCGGAAGGAGAGTTCTGGGAGGCGATCAACACCGCCTCCAACCTGCAGCTTCCCATCCTCTTCCTCGTGGAGGACAACGGATACGCGATTTCCGTGCCGGTGGAGGTCAACACGGCCGGCGGCAGCATCTCGAGTCTCGTGCGGAACTACCCGAACCTCCACGTCGAAGAGGTCGATGGAACGGACCCGCTCGAGAGCTACGTCGTCATGCGGCGCGCCGCGCGATACGTGCGGTCCGGCCACGGTCCGGCGCTCGTGCACGCGCATGTCACCCGGCCCTACAGCCACTCGATGTCGGACGATGAGCGGCTCTACAAGTCCGAGGGAGAACGGGAACTCGAATCCGAGCGCGACCCGCTCGCCACCTTCGCCGACTACCTCGTGCGGGAAGGCGTGATCGAGGCCGACGCACTCGAATCGCTCGAGGCGGAGATCAGGGCCGATGTCGCCGACGCGGCGGACCGGGCCATGGCCCGCCCGCAGCCGAACCCCGATACCGTCTACGCGCATGTGTACTCGCCCGATGTCGACCCCGCGTCGAGCGCCTTCGAGACGAAGGCCCGGCCGGACCCGGAGGGGAATCCGAAGACGATGGTCGACCTGCTCAACGCCTGCCTCCGTGACGAGATGCGGCGCGACCCGCGGATCGTGGTGTTCGGGCAGGATGTGGCGGACGCGAGCCGCGAAGAGATCCTCGACGAGGTCAAGGGCAAGGGCGGCGTCTTCAAGGTGACGTACGGCCTGCAGCGCGAGTTCGGGTCGCTTCGCGTGTACAACGCGCCCCTCGCGGAGGCGAACATCGTCGGACGCGCCGTGGGTCTCGCCGTGCGCGGGCTGAAGCCGGTCGCCGAGGTCCAGTTCTTCGACTACATATGGCCGGCCTACCACCAGTTCCGGAACGAGGTCGCGACCTTCCGCTGGCGCTCCGCGGGACGTTGGAAGTGCCCGCTCGTCATCCGGACCACGTACGGCGGCTACATCTCGGGCGGCGCCATCTACCATTCGCAGACGGGCGCCTCGCTCTTCACGCACACGCCCGGCATGCACGTCATCTGCCCTGCGAACGCGGAGGACGCGAACGGGCTCCTGCGGACCGCGATCCGGTGCGACGACCCGGTGCTCTTCCTGGAGCACAAGCACCTGTACCGGCAGACGTACAACAAGGGCATCTATCCGGGTCCCGACTACATGATCCCGTTCGGCAAGGCCGCGCTCGTCGCCGAGGGGGAGGACCTCACGATCGTCACGTACGGCGCGATGGTGGAGCGCACGCGCAAGGCGCTCGCGAAGCTCGACCGCGCGGGGGAGCCGGTGCGCGCGGACCTGATCGACCTGCGGTCGCTGAACCCGGTCGACATGGACGCCATCCGTCGCTCGGTGATGAAGACGAACCGCGTGCTCGTGGCCTACGAGGACGCGAAGTCCTGGGGCTACGGGGCGGAGATCTCGGCCCGCCTGGCCGACGAACTGTTCGAGTGGCTCGACGCACCGATCCGCCGGATCACTTCGACGGACACCTTCATCGGCTACGCGCCCTCGCTCGAAAACGCGTCCCTGCCGCAGGTCGACGACATCGCCGAAGCCATCGTGGAACTCGCCACCTGGTAG
- a CDS encoding formamidopyrimidine-DNA glycosylase, protein MPELPDITIYLEGLEARVLGRTLERVRLGSPFLLRSVDPPLAEAHGREVVALRRLGKRIAIGLAAPDDREDEPELWLVLHLMIAGRLRWRDPGVTIPRRLGLAAFDFADGSLLLTEAGTKRRASLHVVRGAEALARHDPGGIDPLTAEPIVFRETLTARNHTLKRALTDPRLFSGIGNAYSDEILHRAKLSPIKWTSRLSAEEIGRLRDATRHTLEHWTRRLRDDLAGEFPEKVTAFHAGMAVHGKYGRPCPDCAAPVQRIRYADNETNYCAACQTGGKVLADRALSRLLGKDWPRSLEALEELQSGGPASAE, encoded by the coding sequence ATGCCCGAGCTGCCCGACATCACGATCTACCTGGAAGGGCTGGAAGCGCGCGTCCTCGGGCGGACTCTGGAGCGAGTGCGGCTCGGCAGCCCCTTCCTGCTTCGGAGCGTCGATCCACCGCTGGCGGAGGCGCACGGCCGCGAGGTCGTGGCCCTGCGCCGGCTGGGGAAGCGTATCGCGATCGGACTCGCGGCTCCCGATGACCGGGAGGACGAACCGGAGCTTTGGCTCGTCCTCCACCTCATGATCGCGGGGCGGCTCCGGTGGCGCGATCCCGGCGTGACGATCCCGCGGCGGCTGGGTCTCGCCGCCTTCGACTTCGCCGACGGGAGCCTCCTGCTCACGGAAGCCGGCACGAAGCGGCGGGCGTCACTCCACGTCGTGAGGGGCGCCGAGGCGCTCGCCCGGCACGACCCGGGCGGCATCGATCCCCTCACCGCGGAGCCGATCGTCTTCCGCGAGACGCTCACGGCCCGCAACCACACGCTCAAGCGCGCGCTCACGGATCCGCGGCTCTTCTCGGGCATCGGCAACGCCTATTCCGACGAGATCCTGCACCGTGCGAAGCTGTCGCCGATCAAGTGGACGAGTCGGCTCAGCGCCGAGGAGATCGGCCGGCTCCGCGACGCCACGCGCCACACGCTCGAGCACTGGACGCGCCGGCTGCGGGACGACTTGGCCGGGGAGTTCCCGGAGAAGGTGACCGCGTTCCACGCCGGGATGGCCGTACACGGGAAGTACGGGCGGCCGTGCCCGGACTGCGCAGCGCCGGTGCAGCGGATCCGGTACGCGGACAACGAGACGAACTACTGCGCCGCCTGCCAGACCGGCGGAAAAGTGCTGGCGGACCGGGCCCTCTCCCGGCTGCTGGGGAAGGACTGGCCCCGCAGCTTGGAAGCGCTGGAAGAGCTTCAGTCGGGAGGGCCGGCCTCCGCCGAGTGA
- a CDS encoding ferredoxin family protein yields the protein MTYIITEPCMSEKDASCVDVCPVDCIYEGEDQYYIHPEECIDCGACVPECPVEAIYPDDEVPEQYDAFTAKNYTYFDVPPPD from the coding sequence ATGACCTATATCATCACCGAACCATGCATGAGCGAGAAGGATGCGTCCTGCGTGGACGTGTGCCCCGTCGACTGCATCTACGAGGGAGAGGATCAGTACTACATCCATCCCGAGGAGTGCATCGATTGCGGCGCCTGCGTGCCCGAGTGTCCCGTGGAGGCCATCTATCCGGACGACGAGGTGCCGGAGCAGTATGACGCCTTCACCGCGAAGAACTACACCTACTTCGACGTTCCCCCGCCCGACTGA
- the lipA gene encoding lipoyl synthase, with the protein MKPLEVIQGGSTADAWPSRKPRWLKVRAPGGPNYMRLKELMRGLELSSVCEEAQCPNIGECWEAGTATFLIMGDVCTRNCPYCAIAHGRPEELDEDEPRRVAEAIERLQLNHCVITSVDRDDLPDGGAWIFAEMIREIRLRRPECSIEVLTPDFQGNPEAIRTVIDARPEIFNHNMETVRRLHRVARPGGRYDRSLNVLTTGRQLDDQVLIKTGIMLGLGETSADIDEFMGDALEAGVQILTLGQYLRPSPDHLPIDRYVPPEEFANWKEIGESRGFLHVESGPLVRSSYHAREQVVELRRRVAALAAG; encoded by the coding sequence TTGAAGCCACTCGAGGTCATACAGGGAGGGAGCACGGCCGATGCCTGGCCTTCGCGGAAGCCGCGATGGCTCAAGGTGCGGGCGCCCGGAGGGCCCAACTACATGCGCCTCAAGGAACTGATGCGGGGGCTCGAACTCAGCTCGGTCTGCGAGGAGGCGCAGTGCCCCAACATCGGCGAGTGCTGGGAGGCGGGCACGGCGACGTTCCTCATCATGGGCGACGTGTGCACGCGCAACTGCCCCTACTGCGCGATCGCGCACGGCCGGCCGGAGGAACTCGACGAAGACGAGCCGCGGCGGGTCGCGGAGGCCATCGAGCGACTGCAGCTCAACCACTGCGTCATCACGTCCGTGGATCGCGATGACCTGCCCGATGGCGGCGCCTGGATCTTCGCCGAGATGATCCGCGAGATCCGGCTGCGCCGTCCCGAGTGTTCGATCGAGGTCCTGACGCCGGACTTCCAGGGGAATCCCGAGGCGATCCGCACGGTGATCGACGCGAGGCCGGAGATCTTCAACCACAACATGGAGACCGTGCGCCGGCTGCACCGGGTCGCCCGGCCCGGCGGCCGCTACGACCGCTCGCTGAACGTCCTGACGACGGGACGGCAACTGGACGACCAGGTCCTCATCAAGACGGGGATCATGCTCGGGCTCGGCGAGACGTCCGCCGACATCGACGAGTTCATGGGAGACGCGCTCGAAGCCGGCGTACAGATCCTCACGCTGGGGCAGTATCTGAGGCCGTCGCCGGACCATCTTCCGATCGACCGCTACGTGCCCCCGGAGGAGTTCGCGAACTGGAAGGAGATCGGGGAATCGCGAGGGTTCCTGCACGTCGAGAGCGGACCGCTCGTGCGGTCCAGCTATCACGCGCGTGAGCAGGTGGTCGAACTGCGCCGGCGGGTCGCGGCGCTGGCGGCGGGATGA
- the pdhA gene encoding pyruvate dehydrogenase (acetyl-transferring) E1 component subunit alpha → MSAANPGRSTATVSDAPAGAPGSGASGDPDAFLGLSKEECVELLREMIIERRFEEKAAEVYQVGKIGGFCHLYIGQEAVSAGSISPLRDDDYVITAYRDHAQAIARGMTPNAVMAELYGRADGCSKGFGGSMHMFDKSLNFMGGHGIVGSHLPLAVGVGYAIRYRGGDQVCLCFFGDSVVNIGAFHESMNMAARWKLPIIFLLENNRYGMGTDYRRVAAVKELKDRGRAYEGLTSLDVDGMDVLAVRQAMEEAIERGRNEKTPSFIEARCFRYMGHSMADPMHGTYRTREEVEKWRSDDPILSFTRQLMDAGRLTEEDYQAIDREAKEIAEESAAFANRSPFPDSEALYRYVYSDGYPDDMRRRDAWRKELR, encoded by the coding sequence ATGAGCGCGGCGAACCCCGGCCGGTCCACGGCCACGGTCTCCGACGCTCCGGCGGGAGCCCCCGGGTCGGGAGCGAGCGGAGACCCCGACGCATTCCTCGGACTCTCGAAGGAGGAGTGCGTGGAACTCCTCCGCGAGATGATCATCGAGCGCCGGTTCGAGGAGAAGGCGGCGGAGGTCTACCAGGTCGGCAAGATCGGCGGTTTCTGCCACCTCTACATCGGGCAGGAGGCCGTCTCGGCGGGGTCGATTTCCCCGCTGCGGGACGACGACTACGTGATCACCGCGTATCGCGATCACGCGCAGGCCATCGCGCGCGGGATGACGCCGAACGCCGTCATGGCCGAACTCTACGGACGGGCGGACGGCTGCTCGAAGGGCTTCGGCGGCTCGATGCACATGTTCGACAAGTCGCTCAATTTCATGGGCGGCCACGGCATCGTCGGGAGTCACCTGCCGCTTGCGGTCGGAGTCGGCTACGCGATCCGCTACCGGGGCGGAGACCAGGTCTGCCTCTGTTTCTTCGGCGATTCCGTGGTCAACATCGGCGCCTTCCACGAGTCGATGAACATGGCCGCGCGCTGGAAGCTGCCCATCATCTTCCTCCTCGAGAACAACCGGTACGGGATGGGGACCGACTACCGGCGCGTGGCGGCGGTGAAGGAACTCAAGGACCGCGGCCGGGCGTACGAGGGCCTCACGTCGCTCGACGTGGACGGCATGGATGTGCTGGCCGTCCGCCAGGCGATGGAGGAGGCGATCGAGCGGGGACGGAACGAGAAGACGCCCAGCTTCATCGAGGCGCGCTGCTTCCGCTACATGGGCCACTCGATGGCGGATCCGATGCACGGGACGTACCGGACGCGCGAGGAGGTCGAGAAGTGGCGGTCGGATGACCCGATCCTCTCCTTCACCCGGCAGCTCATGGACGCGGGGCGGCTGACGGAGGAGGATTACCAGGCGATCGACCGCGAGGCAAAGGAGATCGCCGAGGAGTCCGCGGCCTTTGCGAACCGGAGCCCCTTCCCCGATTCGGAAGCGCTCTATCGCTACGTGTATTCGGACGGGTACCCGGACGACATGCGG